Proteins from a single region of Hymenobacter aquaticus:
- a CDS encoding GNAT family protein — translation MGTQVNPALVAARADKLFFYSPYNFLRKLDVETQQRLFGTGLAEQYAADSTHRVFAFEQEGATVQFLYSYLAWDSDFFQAEVYKVFTMLFAADASAAVLAAAGTAFRQHLQQQGATYCFAELPAEDTRVAQALGAAGWRMVETRLLFFHDAVATFEQPRYPVRLARKEEATAIGQISAAARNEYDRFHADRWFAGDTGDRFLARYASAAVEGYCDAVLVPAEENLPVDSFLAISDLRAHAAELGTGFSRVVLTAVGPENRGWHLKLVSETVQRARQQGAEYVLMTTQATNRAVFRTCEKLGFKLGGSSHVLAWSK, via the coding sequence ATGGGGACCCAAGTAAACCCGGCGCTGGTAGCCGCCCGGGCGGATAAGCTGTTCTTTTATTCGCCCTATAATTTCCTGCGCAAGCTTGACGTAGAAACGCAGCAGCGGCTGTTCGGCACTGGTTTGGCCGAGCAGTACGCTGCTGATTCTACGCACCGGGTATTTGCGTTTGAGCAGGAGGGAGCTACCGTGCAGTTTCTGTACAGCTACCTGGCCTGGGACAGTGACTTTTTCCAGGCCGAGGTCTACAAGGTGTTCACCATGCTGTTTGCCGCCGACGCTTCGGCGGCCGTGCTGGCTGCGGCAGGCACGGCGTTTCGGCAGCACTTGCAGCAGCAGGGAGCTACGTATTGCTTTGCCGAGCTGCCGGCCGAAGATACCCGCGTGGCGCAGGCCCTGGGGGCCGCTGGCTGGCGCATGGTCGAAACCCGGCTGCTGTTCTTTCACGATGCCGTTGCCACGTTTGAGCAGCCGCGCTACCCGGTACGGCTGGCCCGCAAGGAGGAAGCCACTGCCATTGGGCAGATTTCGGCCGCCGCGCGCAACGAGTACGACCGTTTCCACGCGGACCGCTGGTTTGCGGGCGACACCGGTGACCGGTTTCTGGCCCGGTATGCCTCGGCCGCCGTGGAAGGCTATTGCGACGCGGTGCTGGTGCCGGCCGAGGAAAACCTCCCCGTCGATTCCTTCTTAGCCATCAGCGACCTGCGGGCTCACGCCGCCGAGCTGGGCACTGGCTTTTCCCGGGTGGTGCTCACCGCCGTGGGCCCCGAAAACCGGGGCTGGCACCTGAAACTGGTGTCGGAAACGGTGCAGCGGGCCCGGCAGCAGGGCGCGGAATACGTGCTGATGACGACGCAGGCAACCAACCGGGCCGTGTTCCGGACCTGCGAGAAGCTGGGCTTTAAGCTCGGCGGTTCCAGCCACGTGTTGGCCTGGTCGAAGTAG
- a CDS encoding UDP-glucuronic acid decarboxylase family protein — MATTSDKKRVLITGGAGFLGSHLCDRFLAEGYHVIAMDNLITGDLANIEHLFGKEDFEFHHADVSKFVFVPGKLDYILHFASPASPIDYLKIPIQTLKVGSLGTHNLLGLARVKGARMLIASTSEVYGDPEIHPQVEEYFGNVNPVGPRGCYDEAKRFQEAITMAYHNHHGLETRIVRIFNTYGPRMRLNDGRVLPAFLSQALRGENLTVFGDGSQTRSFCYVDDLVEGIYRLLLSDYALPVNIGNPDEITIKEFGEEIAKLMNVEFKPTYQELPQNDPMKRKPDITKAKEILGWEPKVDRAEGLRRTLEYFKEHVQVAAAGQVNNTPRTF; from the coding sequence ATGGCTACTACTTCCGATAAAAAACGCGTCCTGATTACGGGCGGTGCGGGCTTCCTGGGCTCCCACCTCTGTGACCGGTTCCTGGCCGAAGGCTACCATGTCATTGCCATGGATAACCTCATCACCGGCGACCTGGCCAACATCGAGCACCTGTTCGGCAAAGAGGACTTCGAGTTTCACCACGCCGACGTGTCGAAATTCGTATTCGTGCCCGGCAAGCTGGATTATATCCTGCACTTCGCCTCGCCCGCCTCGCCCATCGACTACCTCAAAATTCCGATTCAGACGCTGAAAGTAGGCTCGCTGGGCACGCACAACCTGCTGGGCCTGGCCCGCGTGAAAGGCGCCCGCATGCTGATTGCCAGCACCTCGGAAGTGTACGGCGACCCCGAAATTCACCCCCAGGTGGAGGAGTACTTCGGCAACGTAAACCCCGTGGGCCCGCGCGGCTGCTACGACGAGGCCAAGCGTTTCCAGGAAGCCATTACCATGGCCTACCACAACCACCACGGGCTGGAAACCCGCATCGTGCGGATTTTCAACACCTACGGCCCGCGCATGCGCTTGAACGACGGCCGCGTGTTGCCAGCATTCCTGAGCCAGGCCCTGCGCGGCGAGAACCTGACCGTATTCGGCGACGGTTCGCAGACCCGCTCGTTCTGCTACGTGGATGACCTGGTAGAAGGCATTTACCGTTTGCTGCTGAGCGACTACGCCCTGCCCGTGAACATCGGCAACCCCGACGAAATCACCATCAAGGAGTTCGGGGAAGAAATTGCCAAGCTGATGAACGTGGAGTTTAAGCCGACCTACCAGGAGCTGCCCCAGAACGACCCGATGAAGCGCAAGCCGGACATCACCAAGGCCAAGGAAATCCTGGGCTGGGAGCCGAAGGTAGACCGCGCCGAGGGCCTGCGCCGCACCCTGGAGTACTTCAAGGAGCACGTGCAGGTAGCCGCCGCCGGGCAGGTAAATAACACGCCTCGCACATTCTAA
- a CDS encoding UDP-glucose dehydrogenase family protein: MKIAVVGTGYVGLVTGTCFAEVGIDVTCIDIDQKKIDNLHKGILPIYEPGLEEMVSRNVEKGRLHFSTSLAEGIKDADVAFIAVGTPPGEDGSADLKYVLAVARGIGENMNNYGVIVTKSTVPVGTAAKVRTEIEQALAKRGADIEFDVASNPEFLKEGAAIDDFLKPDRIVVGVASARAEEVMSKLYKPFLLNGHPIIFMDIPSAEMTKYAANSMLATKISFMNDIANLCEIMGADVNMVRKGIGSDARIGTKFIYPGIGYGGSCFPKDVKALIKTASENGYEMQVLKAVESVNDAQKEVLFDKVYKHFGSDLKGKKMAVWGLSFKPKTDDMREAPSLVIIDKLLDAGCTVSAYDPVAMEEAKHSLGDRITYAKDEFDALIDADALLVVTEWPDFRSPNFDVVARLMKQKAIFDGRNIYDAKELHEAGFTYHCIGIRTDHKEPVA; encoded by the coding sequence ATGAAAATTGCAGTAGTAGGTACCGGCTATGTAGGGCTGGTTACCGGCACGTGCTTCGCCGAGGTAGGGATTGACGTCACCTGTATCGACATCGACCAGAAAAAAATCGACAACCTGCACAAGGGTATCCTGCCGATTTATGAGCCCGGCCTCGAAGAGATGGTGAGCCGCAACGTGGAGAAAGGGCGTCTGCACTTCTCGACCAGCCTGGCCGAAGGCATTAAGGATGCCGACGTGGCTTTCATTGCCGTGGGTACGCCTCCCGGCGAAGATGGCTCGGCCGACCTGAAGTACGTGCTGGCCGTGGCCCGTGGTATTGGTGAGAACATGAACAACTACGGCGTTATCGTGACCAAGAGCACGGTGCCCGTGGGCACGGCCGCCAAGGTGCGCACCGAAATCGAGCAGGCCCTGGCCAAGCGCGGGGCCGACATCGAGTTCGACGTAGCCTCTAACCCCGAGTTCCTGAAGGAAGGCGCCGCCATCGACGATTTCCTCAAGCCCGACCGGATCGTGGTGGGCGTGGCTTCGGCCCGCGCCGAGGAAGTGATGAGCAAGCTCTACAAGCCCTTCCTGCTCAACGGCCACCCGATTATCTTCATGGATATTCCGTCGGCTGAAATGACGAAATACGCCGCCAACTCGATGCTGGCGACCAAGATTTCGTTTATGAACGACATTGCCAACCTGTGCGAAATCATGGGTGCCGACGTGAACATGGTGCGTAAAGGCATCGGCTCCGACGCCCGCATCGGCACCAAGTTCATCTACCCCGGCATCGGCTACGGCGGCTCGTGCTTCCCCAAAGATGTGAAGGCCCTGATCAAAACCGCTTCGGAGAACGGCTACGAAATGCAGGTGCTGAAGGCGGTAGAAAGCGTAAACGACGCCCAGAAGGAAGTGCTGTTCGACAAAGTGTACAAGCACTTCGGCAGCGACCTGAAAGGCAAAAAGATGGCCGTCTGGGGTCTGTCGTTTAAGCCCAAGACCGACGACATGCGCGAAGCGCCCTCGCTGGTGATTATCGACAAGTTGCTCGACGCGGGCTGCACCGTGTCGGCCTACGACCCAGTGGCGATGGAAGAAGCCAAGCACTCGCTCGGCGACCGTATCACCTACGCCAAGGACGAGTTCGACGCCCTGATTGACGCCGACGCCCTGCTGGTCGTGACCGAGTGGCCCGACTTCCGCTCGCCCAACTTCGACGTGGTAGCGCGCCTGATGAAGCAGAAAGCCATTTTCGACGGCCGTAACATTTACGACGCCAAGGAGCTGCACGAGGCTGGTTTCACCTACCACTGCATCGGCATCCGCACCGACCACAAAGAGCCCGTTGCCTAA
- a CDS encoding glycosyltransferase family 39 protein, with protein MILNPVGATGREVEDAPAYLPGLRASLRSAWPKVWPLLAVGLAIRVLFLLVGAKIYYLGRQSDIYTNGDSYSYLLSFHNLLEYGRYTFDLTEPEAAVGRMPGYPLFYGLHYLIFGSGALQAVAVTQLVLDTLGIWLLYTITARLAPPNSWAPALAALLLAFYPFSILWITVLGTESLGLLLVLLWWATMLLANPRRRNWALLGALLAVIVFVREFLGVCMAITLLYLAVYAMKGRFRSTARRPLVFALAGFLLLYTWWPVRNYMVLGRFIPLKPAAAGYANLREDVQSALSWMLTWTNDVTTGMDELMFAAKPSFPDEVIHTLAEKQLLDSLIVLSRSCASSFHVRMQLQRPDPRAGQASLQGLDQYRKAQFANTLRHHNCNAQVSAGYDRLRESYLQRHPWKGRIAVPLQNLQKVLFKNQLKPGPDGQVSMAQRLSGVLFIWRSVLLAFGLLGAWRYRKVAGLWPGLAFSAIIFVYMAIIFRSMEMRYLLQADVVMLVPAALIIASWLPRRLQKSIRTTVAA; from the coding sequence ATGATACTGAACCCCGTCGGTGCTACTGGCCGCGAAGTAGAAGATGCGCCTGCCTACTTACCGGGGTTGCGAGCCAGCTTGCGCAGTGCCTGGCCCAAGGTGTGGCCATTGCTGGCTGTGGGACTGGCCATACGCGTGCTTTTCCTGTTGGTAGGAGCCAAAATCTATTATCTGGGTCGCCAGAGTGATATTTACACGAATGGGGATTCTTATTCCTATCTGCTTAGCTTTCACAACCTACTGGAATACGGCCGTTATACGTTCGATCTAACGGAGCCAGAAGCTGCGGTGGGCCGTATGCCCGGCTATCCGTTGTTTTACGGGCTGCACTACCTGATTTTCGGCTCGGGGGCGTTACAAGCAGTTGCCGTTACGCAACTAGTGCTCGATACGTTGGGAATCTGGCTGCTATATACCATCACGGCGCGCTTGGCGCCCCCAAATTCCTGGGCCCCCGCACTGGCTGCGCTGCTGCTTGCCTTTTACCCCTTCAGCATCCTGTGGATCACGGTTCTTGGCACTGAGTCGCTGGGCCTGCTTCTGGTGCTACTGTGGTGGGCTACTATGTTGCTGGCCAATCCCCGGCGCCGGAACTGGGCCCTGCTGGGCGCCCTGCTGGCAGTTATTGTATTTGTACGGGAGTTTCTGGGCGTATGCATGGCCATCACGCTGCTGTATCTGGCCGTGTATGCCATGAAAGGGCGGTTCAGATCGACTGCCCGACGGCCGTTGGTATTTGCTCTGGCTGGCTTTCTGCTGCTGTACACGTGGTGGCCTGTCCGGAACTACATGGTTCTGGGGCGCTTCATTCCCCTTAAGCCGGCTGCGGCTGGCTATGCCAACCTGCGGGAAGACGTGCAATCGGCATTGTCTTGGATGCTGACCTGGACCAACGACGTAACAACGGGCATGGATGAACTTATGTTTGCCGCAAAGCCCAGCTTTCCCGACGAGGTTATTCATACCCTGGCCGAAAAGCAGCTCCTTGATTCCTTGATTGTCCTGAGCCGTTCCTGTGCCTCCAGCTTTCACGTGCGAATGCAGCTGCAACGCCCAGATCCACGGGCCGGCCAAGCCTCGCTCCAAGGCCTAGATCAATACCGAAAAGCGCAGTTTGCCAACACCCTGCGCCACCACAACTGCAACGCGCAAGTCAGTGCCGGCTACGACCGGCTGCGCGAAAGCTACTTGCAGCGGCATCCTTGGAAAGGGCGGATAGCGGTGCCCCTGCAAAACCTGCAGAAAGTTTTGTTCAAAAATCAGCTGAAGCCGGGGCCGGATGGTCAGGTATCCATGGCCCAACGCCTTTCGGGCGTACTGTTCATTTGGCGCTCCGTGCTGCTGGCTTTTGGCCTGCTGGGTGCCTGGCGCTACCGAAAAGTGGCTGGCTTGTGGCCCGGGCTGGCGTTCAGTGCCATCATCTTTGTCTACATGGCCATTATTTTTCGTTCGATGGAAATGCGCTACTTGCTACAGGCTGATGTTGTGATGCTGGTCCCGGCCGCACTTATAATCGCCAGCTGGCTTCCCCGTCGGCTGCAAAAATCTATACGCACCACTGTGGCTGCCTGA
- a CDS encoding glycosyltransferase family 2 protein: MISPPTSPLSGIQFPPRTLSIVIPAYNEAPTIHLILDQLKKVELAGGLAKEVIIVNDCSRDNTEEAIERYIAANPDLPIRYLKHAINQGKGAALHTGIREATGDYVIIQDADLEYDPQEYNLLLNPVLRGFADVVYGSRFMGGNPHRILFFWHSIGNYWLTMLSNAFSNLNLTDMETCYKLFRRDIIQGLRLEENRFGFEPEVTAKVARVPNVRIYEVGISYYGRTYAEGKKIGWRDGFRAIYCIFKYGLFAKL, translated from the coding sequence ATGATATCACCGCCTACTTCACCACTTTCGGGTATTCAGTTTCCGCCGCGTACGCTTTCCATCGTGATTCCGGCCTACAACGAAGCACCCACGATCCACTTGATTCTGGATCAGCTTAAGAAGGTGGAGCTGGCCGGCGGCCTGGCCAAAGAGGTCATCATCGTCAACGACTGCTCGCGCGACAACACCGAGGAAGCCATTGAGCGCTACATTGCCGCCAACCCCGATCTGCCCATCCGCTACCTCAAGCACGCCATCAACCAGGGCAAGGGCGCGGCCCTGCACACCGGCATCCGGGAAGCCACCGGCGACTACGTCATCATTCAGGATGCCGACCTGGAGTACGATCCGCAGGAGTATAACCTGCTGCTGAACCCCGTGCTGCGCGGCTTCGCCGACGTGGTGTACGGCTCCCGCTTCATGGGCGGCAACCCGCACCGGATTCTGTTCTTCTGGCACAGCATCGGCAACTACTGGCTGACGATGCTGTCCAACGCGTTTTCCAACCTGAACCTGACGGACATGGAAACCTGCTACAAGCTGTTCCGGCGCGACATCATTCAGGGCCTGCGCCTGGAAGAAAACCGGTTTGGTTTCGAGCCCGAAGTCACGGCCAAAGTAGCCCGGGTGCCCAACGTGCGGATCTACGAGGTCGGCATCAGCTACTACGGCCGCACGTATGCCGAAGGCAAGAAAATTGGGTGGCGCGACGGGTTCCGAGCCATCTATTGCATCTTCAAATATGGTTTATTTGCGAAGCTGTAG
- a CDS encoding sugar 3,4-ketoisomerase, which yields MQKPHLIEFPKLGATDIGYISVGEANGIIPFPIERTFWTYFTPESIVRGRHAHHATEQVLVAVAGRIIVTTEMPDGEVQTFVLESPHVGVYVPPNAWHTMQYSHTAVQLVFASTRYNEQDYIRHYEDFRRVWGPK from the coding sequence ATGCAAAAGCCACACTTAATTGAGTTTCCAAAGCTGGGCGCCACCGATATCGGCTACATTTCCGTCGGGGAAGCCAACGGAATTATTCCGTTTCCTATTGAGCGCACGTTCTGGACGTATTTTACGCCGGAAAGCATCGTGCGGGGCCGCCATGCCCACCACGCCACCGAACAGGTGCTGGTAGCCGTGGCCGGCCGCATCATCGTGACGACGGAAATGCCCGATGGCGAGGTGCAAACCTTCGTCCTGGAGTCGCCGCACGTGGGGGTGTACGTGCCCCCGAATGCGTGGCACACCATGCAGTACTCGCACACGGCCGTGCAGCTGGTGTTTGCCTCTACCCGCTACAACGAGCAGGATTACATCCGGCATTACGAAGATTTTCGCCGCGTATGGGGACCCAAGTAA